From Procambarus clarkii isolate CNS0578487 chromosome 14, FALCON_Pclarkii_2.0, whole genome shotgun sequence:
gcgaacagtaacaagtggagtacctcaaggatcggtgctgggaccaatcctctttctaatttacgtaaatgatatgtttacaggagtggaatcatacatgtcaatgtttgcggatgacgcaaaattaatgagaagagttgtgacagacgaggattgtaggatcctccaagaggacttaaacaggctgcagagatggtcagggaaatggctactggagtttaacaccactaaatgtaaagttatggaaatgggatcaggtgacaggagaccaaagggacagtacacaatgaaggggaacagcctacctgtaacgattcgagaaagagacctgagagtggatgtgacacctaatctaactcctgaggcacatataaataggataacgacagcagcgtactctacactggcgaaaattagaacttcattcagaaacctaaatgaggaggcttttagggcgctttacactgcctacgtgagacccgtcttagagtatgccgcgccatcatggagcccccacctgaagaaacacataaagaaactggagaaggttcagaggtttgtgacgaggcttgtcccagagttacgagggatgggatatgaagagcggctgaaggaactgaaccttacgacactagagaaaagaagggagagaggagatatgatagggacatataaaatactcaggggaattgacaaagtggaaatagatgaaatgttcacacgtaataataacagaacgaggggacatgggtggaaactggaaactcagatgagtcacagagatgttaggaagttttcttttagcgtgagagtagtggaaaaatggaatgcacttggggaacaggttgtggaagcaaatactattcatacttttaaaactaggtatgatagggaaatgggacaggagtcattgctgtaaacaaccgatagctagaaaggcgggatccaagagtcaatgctcgatcctgcaagcacaaataggtgagtacaaataggtgagtacacacccacacacacacacacacacagacacacacacacccacacacacacacacacacacacacacacacacacacacacacacacacacacacacacacacacacacacacacacacacacacacacacacacatatacacacacacacacacacacacacacacacacacacacacacacacacacacacacacacacacacacacacacacacacacacacacacacacacacacactcgtagcctggtggatagcgcgcaggattcgtaattctgtggcgcgggttcgattcccgcacgaggcagaaacaaatgggcaaagtttctttaaccctgaatgcccctgttacctagcagtaaataggtacctgggagttagtcagctgtcacgggctgcttcctggggtgtgtgtgtgtgtgtgtggtgtggaaaaaaaaaaaaaaaaaagtagttagtaaacagttgattgacagttgagaggcgggccgaaagagcaaagctcaacccccgtaaaaacacaactagtaaacacacacacacacacacacagttgtaggAGAGATGTGGCTCTATGAATCTACGTGTTTATGGTATTACGACCAAAGTGTGAGTAGCAGAAAATTTCCATTAATTTCCCTGGCATGAGTGAATTACGTTATACATTACATTAAGAAAAATAAACCATTCATTTTAATTTTCTGATTCCAAAATATTTAGAGGAGGGGCTGCTGCTACCTGCTAGAGGCAGCAATAGTCGGGAAGATCTGTGTGTGAAGGGTAGCGTGCTCTACCAGCTTGACTTTTAGCTACCCTGAGCAGCCTATGTTGCTCCCATACCTGAGGCTGGTCCCCCTGCAAAGTTGGCTGAGGCTAGTCAGCCTTAAACGCTGTGTAAGAATTGTCTGTTTATGCTAGTACGGACAAATTATCAGTAGCAGGAAATTTTTGTTCATTTCTCCGAGCTCAGTGAATAATGGTCCATATTACTATATGAACAAATACTATTTTCAAATGTTTcttttgaaaatatttaggagtgtagtgagggaggagcggcggagatggtggtgggggtgtgcatGTGGACCAGCCACGTGGGTCTCTGTTGACTTGTGGCCacaccgaccagcctatgttgctccctcaccccacaccgtTCACACTGCCAGTCTGGGTGAGGCGAGGCCCAGGAGTATGACCTCCAGCCTTGTACAGACAGGCATGTATAACATCAATAAACATGGCTAGTAACAATCCATTCAGTGAGCGAGGCGGGTATACCTGCCGCTCTGGTGGTCGGGTGTTCGAGTCTGCCACAACCCAGAGGTGAAGGATAGATGTATTCCTCCACACCACCTGGTGGGTAGTGGACACCCCTCACCTCTATCCAGCCCCCACCATAACCCCCCCATAACAACCCCCCATAACCCCCCCATAACCCCACCCCCCATAACCCCCATAACAACACCCCCATAACCGCCCCCCCCATAACCCCACCCCCCATAACAACCCCCCCCATAACCgcccccccataacccccccataaccccaccccccataaccccccataacaacccccccataaccgaccccccataacccccccccccctccattgatCACAACAGTAGCAACATTGCAAACATTGTCTGGAGTGTGAGTAattagccaccatggctgaggtgcAACACTGCTCCCTTAATTACTCCAAATGTttaccatccccctccccccatcccccttccccctccctcccccctccccctccctccccccctccccccgcctctCTCTCACCAAATACGTCACATTTTTAACGCAGTCGGCGGGAACACAATAGTTCCCGGCCGCATTAATGACTCATAAAGCACCGCGATGTAGACGCTCTCCCGTCAAGGGCTTCAACACGCACGGTGGCGCGCTTCCCGTCGAACTGGTTAGGCAACGCAGTTGTATTTATAACGTTCTTACCATAGTGTGGCACTGGAGAGACCCTGCTGTGATAGTGAGGCTCAGCTGGTGACGGAAGAGCTcgagaagacatgatcacaacctacaaaatcctcagaggaatcgaccgggtaaacaaggataaactattcaacactggtgggacgcgaacaaggggacacaggtggaaactgagtacccacatgagccacagagacgttagaaggaacttgttcagtgtgggagtagttaacaggtggaatgcattaggcagtgatgtggtggaggctgactccatacacagtttataatgtagatatgatagagcccaataggctcaggaacctgtacaccagttgattgacagttgagaggcgggaccaaagagccagagctcaacccccgcaagcacaactaggtgagtatacacaaccacaaacaaccacacccacaaacaaccacaaacaaccactcccacaaacaaccactcccacaaacaaccactcccacaaacaaccacacccacaaacaaccacaaacaaccacacccacaaacaaccacatccacaaacaaccactcccacaaacaaccacacccacaaacaaccactcccacaaacaaccacacccacaaacaaccacaaacaaccacacccacaaacaactacacccacaaacaaccacaaacaaccactcccacaaacaaccactcccacaaacaaccactcccacaaacaaccactcccacaaacaaccacacccacaaacaaccactcccacaaacaaccactcccacaaacaaccacaaacaaccacacccacaaacaaccacatccacaaacaaccactcccacaaacaaccacacccacaaacaaccactcccacaaacaaccacacccacaaacaaccacaaacaaccacacccacaaacaaccacacccacaaacaaccacaaacaaccactcccacaaacaaccactcccacaaactaccactcccacaaacaaccactcccacaaacaaccactcccacaaacaaccacacccacaaacaaccactcccacaaacaaccacacccacaaacaaaccactcccacaaacaaccacacccacaaacaaccacaaacaaccacacccacaaacaaccacaaacaaccacacccacaaacaaccacaaacaaccacacccacaaacaaccacacccacaaacaaccacacccacaaacaaccacaaacaaccacaaacaaccacaaacaaccacacccacaaacaaccacacccacaaacaaccactcccacaaacaaccacaaacaaccacaaacaaccacaaacaaccacaaacaaccacaaacaaccacacccacaaacaaccactcccACAAACATCCACACCCACAAACATCCAcacccacaaacaaccactcccACAAACATCCACACCCACAAACATCCACACCCACAAACATCCACACCCACAAACATCCACACCCAcaaacaaccacacccacaaacaTCCACACCCACAAACATCCACACCCACAAACATCCACACCCACAAACATCCACACCCACAAACAGCCAcaaacaaccacacccacaaacatccacacccacaaacaaccacacccacaaacaaccacaaacaaccacaaacaaccacaaacaaccacaaacaaccacaaacaaccacacccacaaacaaccactcccacaaacaaccactcccacaaacaaccacaaacaaccacaaacaaccacaaacaaccacacccacaaacaaccactcccacaaacaaccactcccacaaacaaccacacccacaaacaaccactcccacaaacaaccacacccacaaacaaccactcccacaaacaaccactcccacaaacaaccactcccacaaacaaccactcccacaaacaaccacaaacaaccacaaacaaccacaaacaaccgcacccacaaacaaccactcccacaaacaaccactcccacaaacaaccactcccacaaacaaccactcccacaaacaaccactcccacaaacaaccacacccacaaacaaccactcccacaaacaaccactcccacaaacaaccacaaacacccacaaacaaccactcccacaaacaaccacacccacaaacaaccacaaacaaccacaaacaaccacaaacaaccgcacccacaaacaaccactcccacaaacaaccactcccacaaacaaccactcccacaaacaaccactcccacaaacaaccactcccacaaacaaccactcccacaaacaaccactcccacaaacaaccacaaacacccacaaacaaccacacccacaaacaaccacacccacaaacaaccacaaacaaccacaaacaaccacacccacaaacaaccactcccacaaacaaccactcccacaaacaaccactcccacaaacaaccacaaacacccacaaacaaccacacccacaaacaaccacacccacaaacaaccacaaacaaccacaaacaaccgcacccacaaacaaccactcccacaaacaaccactcccacaaacaaccactcccacaaacatccacacccacaaacaaccactcccacaaacaaccactcccacaaacaaccacacccacaaacatccacacccacaaacaaccactcccacaaacaaccactcccacaaacaaccacacccacaaacatccacacccacaaacaaccactcccacaaacaaccactcccacaaacaaccactcccacaaacaaccacacccacaaacaaccactcccacaaacaaccactcccacaaacaaccactcccacaaacaaccactcccacaaacaaccactcccacaaacaaccacacccacaaacaaccacacccacaaacaaccactcccacaaacaaccactcccacaaacaaccacacccacaaacaaccactcccacaaacaaccacacccacaaacaaccactcccacaaacaaccactcccacaaacaaccactcccacaaacaaccactcccacaaacaaccactcccacaaacaaccacacccacaaacaaccacacccacaaacaaccacccccacaaacaaccactcccacaaacaaccactcccacaaacaaccacacccacaaacaaccacacccacaaacaaccactcccacaaacaaccacacccacaaacaaccactcccacaaacaaccacacccacaaacaaccacacccacaaacaaccactcccacaaacaaccacacccacaaacaaccacaaacaaccacaaacaaccacacccacaaacaaccacaaacagccacaaacaaccacacccacaaacaaccacaaacaaccacacccacaaacaactactcccacaaacaaccactcccacaaacaaccacacccacaaacaaccacacccacaaacaaccactcccacaaacaaccactcccacaaacaaccacacccacaaacaaccacacccacaaacaaccactcccacaaacaaccactcccacaaacaaccactcccacaaacaaccacacccacaaacaaccactcccacaaaccaccacaaacaaccacaaaccaccacaaaccaccacaaaccaccacaaaccaccacagAGACCAATATTGACCACATCACAGGCTGAACCTCACAAGTTATTATGGCAATTTGTAGCTTTTCTCATGTGTAAACTGGCTGACGGCCCGCTTAACGAGGCCGGTTAACCAGTCCGGTTAACGAGTGCAGGTTACTCGTTAACCGGGTACTGTGAGTTTCCGCCTCTAGAGTGACCAATAACAGCTGAGGAGTCAGAGAGTGTGTCCGAGAAGCTCGCTTCCCATTGGTCGAACATTTGAATACTGGTCCCGTGACGTCACGGCTCTTCCGGCCACCATCTTGCCCCAGAATGTTCCTAACCGTTATAGGCTTTCTCCCATAATATATTTTCTAGCCCAAatgggtcaacccgttctcgcacttgcttacagtcaatattggcttatttaataagtgcatgttacggccctactgggacgcaaccgggttcttctctgaaggTAGTAGAGTTttagaatccggccccaagttagtagaggctttcaaggggtgtgttccgtaatgcaagtaaaactaaagggggagggatacaaatattccaatttatatatatatattctcaccaccataatttaaagtcataaaagggaattattactacacaatgtacaatgaggtctccctctctgaagacgctcaacactcggcgatgcttcttctaggtagccctggtctctgcttccgtggctcacgatgaatccacgataactctacaacgaatctaccctggccacaggccagccaaatcacagtcccactgggtgcccagtcgtggaggccttcaaccacaatccagcctgtagctggcaggtaccgatcagctccgctgagttggccactccacgaccgatacttggGTTGCAAGCCCTagccctcgtgtgatcccgctgatcactctcctcactaagcaccacagtggctagtctcttccaccagccatccccggataaggcgattcccgacactgccacaccACAGGCAGactaatactctcaacagagttcgtccgggggtgactcacaacttcttcagcagactcgtggagagaccttggctgccttgggtagactgattcgttgtccaacacagcagtcccaggtcgactctacaagcagacacgtcatcagtactggggataCTACCTGGGGCCaccaggaaacatcacttacaggcttagacacaaacgtccacctcttcactccatagatggcgttgctgtctaagcaccacctcaccagaggtcagcagcggctacgtcatgagccgactaggacaggcatccagcacttattgctggcatatcctgtcaccactagatggcgttgtccatgtggggttttcgggagcggactcacagatggcgtcgtcgtcacagctccgtgctccgacgctgcgggtccgtaacagtgcatatgtgacatattaattgattgtgaatattttaagtttaccttgaaaagcttcatagaaaacaccgacctcacctaaccttcttagtatgttaagataaagaTCTTATTGCTTctaaattacaattattacttatccTATACCGTAGGGTACAGGAGGAGGCCTGCAGTACACCGTCCTCTACCTACGTCAGACCTGCAGCTGAAGATACAGCCTTCAGAGCGGTAATTGGGGAGTGAGTTGAGGTTAGGTAACTACCGTGAACCACTCTTCAGAGATGACCGGACAAACAACTAACTCTTCCTAACGATCTACTCACTTCCGCCGCCAACTGTCTTAAACTACTTCCTCGAGCACTTAATGACCTCCTTCATCCTCACCTTCTCAAACTTTTACCTACTTTACTTTAACGTTAAGACAACCACAGCTGTTTGTTGTTAGCTGAGGTTGTCTGGTCGTTAGCTGAGGTTGTCTGGTCGTTAGCTGAGGTTGTCTGGTTGttagctgaggttgttcagtcgtTAGCTGTGGTTGTCCGGTCGTTAGCTGTGGTTGTCCGGTCGTTAGCTGTGGTTGTCCGGTCGTTAGCTGTGGTTGTCCGATCGTTAGCTGTGGTTGTCCGGTCGTTAGCTGTGGTTGTCCGGTCGTTAGCTGTGGTTGTCCGGTCGTTAGCTGTGGTTGTCCGGTCGTTAGCTGTGGTTGTCCGGTCGTTAGCTGTGGTTGTCCGATCGTTAGCTGTGGTTGTCCGGTCGTTAGCTGTGGTTGCCCGGTCGTTAGCTGTGGTTGTCCGATCGTTAGCTGTGGTTGTCCGGTCGTTAGCTGTGGTTGTCCGGTCGttagctgaggttgttcagtcgttagctgaggttgttcagtcgtTAGCTGTGGTTGTTCAGTCGTTAGCTGTGGTTGTTCAGTCGttagctgaggttgttcagtcgtTAGCTGAGGTTGCCCGGTCGTTAGCAGTGGTTGTCTGGTCGTTAGCTGTGGTTGTTCAGTCGTTAGCTGTGGTTGTCTGGTCGTTAGCTGTGGTTGTTCAGTCGTTAGCTGTGGTTGTCTGGTCGTTAGCTGTGGTTGTTCAGTCGTTAGCTGTGGTTGTTCAGTCGttagctgaggttgttcagtcgtTAGCTGAGGTTGTCCGGTCGTTAGCTGTGGTTGTCTGGTCGTTAGCTGTGGTTGTTCAGTCGTTAGCTGTGGTTGTCTGGTCGTTAGCTGTGGTTGTCTGCTCGTTAGCTGTGGTTGTCTGGTCGTTAGCTGTGGTTGTTCAGTCGTTAGCTGTGGTTGTTCAGTCGTTAGCTGTGGTTGTTCAGTCGTTAGCTGTGGTTGTTCAGTCGTTAGCTGTGGTTGTCTGGTCGTTAGCTGTGGTTGTCTGGTCGTTAGCTGTGGTTGTCCAGTCGTTAGCTGTGGTTGTCTGGTCGttagctgaggttgttcagtcgtTAGCTGTGGTTGTCTGGTCGTTAGCTGTGGTTGTTCAGTCGTTAGCTGAGGTTGTCCGGTCGTTAGCTGTGGTTGTCTGGTCGTTAGCTGTGGTTGTTCAGTCGTTAGCTGAGGTTGTCCGGTCGTTAGCTGTGGTTGTTCAGTCGTTAGCTGTGGTTGTCTGGTCGTTAGCTGAGGTTGTCTGGTCGTTAGCTGTGGTTGTTCAGTCGTTAGCTGTGGTTGTTCAGTCGTTAGCTGTGGTTGTTCAGTCGTTAGCTGAGGTTGTCTGGTCGTTAGCTGTGGTTGTTAAGTCGTTAGCTGAGGTTGTCTGGTCGTTAGCTGTGGTTGTTCAGTCGTTAGCTGAGGTTGACTGGTCGTTAGCTGTGGTTGTTCAGTCGTTAGCTGTGGTTGTCTGGTCGTTAGCTGTGGTTGTCTGGTCGTTAGCTGAGGTTGTCTGGTCGTTAGCTGAGGTTGTCTGGTCGTTAGCTGTGGTTGTCTGGTCGttagctgaggttgttcagtcgttagctgaggttgttcagtcgtTAGCTGTGGTTGTTCAGTCGTTAGCTGTGGTTGTCCAGTCGTTGTCCACAACTGGATGGCCACAACAGGATGGCCACAATAGGAGGGCCACAACAGGATGGCCACAACAGGATGGCCACAACAGGAGGGCCACAACAGGATGGCCACAACAGGAGGGACACAACAGGTGGGTCACAACAGGAGGGCCACAACAGGATGGCCACAACAGGATGGCCACAGTATGATGGCCACAACAGGAGGGCCACAACAGGATGGCCACAACAGGGTGGCCACAACAGGATGGCCACAGTATGATGGCCACAACAGGATGGCCACAACAGGATGGCCACAACAGGAGGGCCACAACAGGATGGACACAACAGGAGGGCCACAACAGGAGGGCCACAACAGGATGGACACAACAGGAGGGCCACAACAGGAGGGCCACAACAGGATGGACACAACAGGAGGGCCACAACATTATGGACACAACAGGAGGGCCACAACAGGAGGGACACAACAGGAGGGCCACAACAGGGTGGCCACAATAGGAGGGCCACAACAGGATGGCCACAACAGGATGGCCACAACAGGATGGCCACAACAGGAGGGCCACAACAGGAGGGACACAACAGGAGGGCCAGAACAGGATGGCCACAACAGCATGGCCACAACAGGATGGCCACAACAGGATGGCCACAATAGGATGGCCACAACAGGGTGGCCACAACAGGATGGCCACAGTATGATGGCCACAACAGGATGGCCACAGTATGATGGCCACAACAGGATGGCCACAACAGGAGGGCCACAACAGGAGGGCCACAACAGGATGGCCACAACAGCATGGCCACAACAGGATGGCCACAACAGGATGGCCACAATAGGATGGCCACAACAGGGTGGCCACAACAGGATGGCCACAGTATGATGGCCACAACAGGATGGCCATAGTATGATGGCCACAACAGGATGGCCACAACAGGAGGGCCACAACAGGAGGGCCACAACTGGAGGGCCACAACAGGAGGGCCACAACAGGATGGCCACAACAGGGTGGCCACAACAGGGTTGCCACAACAGGATGGCCACAGTATGATGGCCACAACAGGAGGGCCACAACAGGATGGCCACAACAGGATGGCCACAACAGGGTGGCCACAACAGGATGGCCACAGTATGATGGCCACAACAGGATGGCCACAACAGGATGGCCACAACAGGAGGGCAACAACAGGATGGACACAACAGGAGGGCCACAACAGGAGGGCCACAACAGAATGGACACAACAGGAGGGCCACAACAGGAGGGCCACAACAGGATGGACACAACAGGAGGGCCACAACATTATGGACACAACAGGAGGGCCACAACAGGAGGGACACAACAGGAGGGCCACAACAGGGTGGCCACAACAGGAGGGCCACAACAGGAGGGACACAACAGGATGGCCAAAACAGGAGGGCCACAACAGGAGGGACACAACAGGAGGGCCACAACAGGAGGGCCACAACAGGAAGGCCACAACAGGAGGGCCACAACAGGAGGGCCACAACAGGAAGGCCACAACAGGAGGGCCACAACAGGAGGGACACAACAGGAGGGCCACAACAGGAGGGGAACAACAGGAGGGCCACAACAGGAGGGCCACAACAGGATGGCCACAACAGGAGGGACACAACAGGAGGGCCACAACAGGAGGGGAACAACAGGAGGGCCACAACAGGATGGCCACAACAGGGTGGCCACAACAGGATGGCCACAGTATGATGGCCACAACAGGAGGGCCACAACAGGAGGGCCACAACATCATGGCCATAAATTGGTTGATAAATTCAATACTAAAATCATGTGATTTATTTTCCAACACTTCATAATTATTTTAATTAGAGTAAACTGCTTATTCTACACTCATTAGTTAAGTGAAGACTGTACTTGACGACTCCCTTGTTCTGTCccagtgtctgtctctctgtctctctctgtctctNNNNNNNNNNNNNNNNNNNNNNNNNNNNNNNNNNNNNNNNNNNNNNNNNNNNNNNNNNNNNNNNNNNNNNNNNNNNNNNNNNNNNNNNNNNNNNNNNNNNNNNNNNNNNNNNNNNNNNNNNNNNNNNNNNNNNNNNNNNNNNNNNNNNNNNNNNNNNNNNNNNNNNNNNNNNNNNNNNNNNNNNNNNNNNNNNNNNNNNNNNNNNNNNNNNNNNNNNNNNNNNNNNNNNNNNNNNNNNNNNNNNNNNNNNNNNNNNNNNNNNNNNNNNNNNNNNNNNNNNNNNNNNNNNNNNNN
This genomic window contains:
- the LOC138364785 gene encoding dynein heavy chain-like encodes the protein MIEEGDWFVEMVIGKFVEKRDDWIEDLIQGIKSEIFNKTQDEVQRQTQELMDYIQREMRKSRVAWDSEITGLATEYGRNKGTEVVWSLAEVVWSLAEVVWLLAEVVQSLAVVVRSLAVVVRSLAVVVRSLAVVVRSLAVVVRSLAVVVRSLAVVVRSLAVVVRSLAVVVRSLAVVVRSLAVVVRSLAVVARSLAVVVRSLAVVVRSLAVVVRSLAEVVQSLAEVVQSLAVVVQSLAVVVQSLAEVVQSLAEVARSLAVVVWSLAVVVQSLAVVVWSLAVVVQSLAVVVWSLAVVVQSLAVVVQSLAEVVQSLAEVVRSLAVVVWSLAVVVQSLAVVVWSLAVVVCSLAVVVWSLAVVVQSLAVVVQSLAVVVQSLAVVVQSLAVVVWSLAVVVWSLAVVVQSLAVVVWSLAEVVQSLAVVVWSLAVVVQSLAEVVRSLAVVVWSLAVVVQSLAEVVRSLAVVVQSLAVVVWSLAEVVWSLAVVVQSLAVVVQSLAVVVQSLAEVVWSLAVVVKSLAEVVWSLAVVVQSLAEVDWSLAVVVQSLAVVVWSLAVVVWSLAEVVWSLAEVVWSLAVVVWSLAEVVQSLAEVVQSLAVVVQSLAVVVQSLSTTGWPQQDGHNRRATTGWPQQDGHNRRATTGWPQQEGHNRWVTTGGPQQDGHNRMATV